The Chitinibacter bivalviorum genomic interval ATCGCCAGTTTTTCATTAAAGTCGCGCAGCGCCTGACCGCGATTAAATACTTTCGCACCTTGCGTTTCGGCGAGACTGAATAACTGCGTCGCGTACAAATATTGCTGATCAAAAGGTGGGTCTTTGCGCATCACCACCGCATCCACGTCGCGCAAGGCGATGTAGCTTTCTTGCTCGATGTGATACCAGTCGTGGCCAACTTGCGTCTCGGTAAAACCGATCCACTGCGCTTTGGCCTCCACCACGCCCTCTTTGAGGCGAAGATCATCAGCTATACACGCCAAAACCTGATGCCCGCGCGCATGGGCTTCACGCATCATGGCGTAAGTGGAATCTTTGTAAATTTTAAATCCGCTCAGCGGGTCAGCGACAAAAAGGATGCGCATTAGAGGCTTCCTTCTTCCAGCTCTAGCGAACCGGCGAGCAGTGCCAAGCGCGCCACGACGCCGTAGGCGTAAAAGCGGTTGGCTTCGCAATCGGGTGAGCCGTCGCAATCGGGGGTTGAGAGCGGGGTTGCAAACGCCAAAGGCTTAAAGTGCATGCCCGGCGCGTTGAGATTTTCGTCGATGCCGCGCCCAGTATGCACGCGGTAAAAGCCGCCAATCACAAAGCGATCGAGCATATAGACCACAGGCTCAGCCACACCATCATCGATGGTTTCAAACGTCGGCACGCCTTCTTGCACAATCACGTCGTGCACTTCCATGCCTTCCTTGATCACCGACATTTTGTTGCGCTGTTTGCGATTGAGGCCAACCAGCTCTGCACCCGATTTCACGCTCATAATACCCATGCCATACGTGCCAGCATTGGCTTTCACAATGACAAATGGCGTTTGATCAATGCCGTATTGAGCATATTTAGCGGCGATTTTTGCAATCATCGCATCAATCGTGGCGGCGAGTTTTTCTTCGCCTTCTCGCGCGTGAAAATCCAGGCCATCCACGTGCTCGAAGTAAGGATTAATCAGCCACGGATCAATATCGATGATGCTAGCAAAATCGGCGACGACACGATCATACGCGGCAAAATGCCCGGTTTTACGGCGCACAGCCCAACCGGCGTGCAGCGGCGGCAATAAGGTCTGCTCGATGTTTTTCAGTAAATCAGGAATGCCAGCGGATAAATCATTATTGAGCAGCACCACGCACGGGTCGAACTCACTCAAATCAGCGCCCAAGCCAACGCGATTTCCTTTACGCGTCACTGGCTCTTGCAGCATTTTGCTGCCATCGGGCAAATCCAGCTCGGTCGGCGCCGAGATTTCGGGATTCATGCTGCCGATACGTACCACCATGCCGGCTTGGCGCAGGATTTTGGCCAGCGCCGCGACGTTTTGCAGGTAAAAACCATTACGGGTGTGGTTTTCCGGGATCAGCAAAATGCGGCGCGCGTCAGGACAGTAGCCCTCTAGCGCCATCATCGCGGCCTGTACCGCCAGCGGGTGAAATTCCGGATTGAGATTATTAAACCCACCCGGATAGAGATTCATATCGACGGGAGCGAGCTTGTAGCCCGCATTACGCAAATCAACCGAGCCATAAAACGGCGGGGTGTGCTCCTGCCATTGATTACGAAACCAGTGTTCGATTTCCGGTTGGGCGGCGAGGATTTTGTGTTCCAGCTCCAACAGGGGGCCAGTCAATGCGGTAGTCAGATGCGGCACGCTCATGGCGGCTCCAGCGTCAATTAAGTGATTCAATAAGATATGGCGACAGCTTGTACGAATTCAAGATCGGCGCTGCGCTAAATATACATACCCCATGTATTTACATCAAAACTAGTACATAAAAGCTTTTTCAGGCTATACACCTAGCGTCTTGGTAAATATTGCCGAATATGACTCAGATTGATCGGCGGGATATGCCATGCCTCGGTGTTGATTTCATACAAGCGATCAAGTTGATGCCCGTAATATTCGATGCCATGTTCATCATTCAGTGCCGCACAATATCCAGCGGCCTGCGCATTCAATCGCGCCTCGATATGCCGCATACCATCAAGCTGCGCCAGATGAATAGCCCGCTCGATCATATCGCGCGCCATTTGTGGCGAGCCTTGCAAAAAGCGCACTTCGGCCAGCATCCCGAGTACATTGCATTCTGCCCAGTGCGATGGGGTTTCGAGTAACGCTTCGAGTGCTTCTTCGAGATAAAACTCAGCCTGAACGAGATCATGCGCTTTGAGGTAAACGGTACCTAAATGCAGCAAAGACTCCGACACATAATGACCAAAACCATGCTCCCGGCTAAAAGCGACCGAATCTTTCAGTATCCGCGTCGCCTCCTCAACCTCGCCACCATTATAAAGATCCCATCCTAGGCTCAATTGCGCTTTGGCAAAAATCAACGGATCAGGGCTCAGTCGCAGCAATAACATGGCCGCCCGATAAAATTCCGCCCCTTGCAGGTATTCGTTGTAGGCGCTGCAAATATGACCAAGACCGATCAGGGCAAAAATATGGCTATAGCCACAATGGTGCAAACTACGGCATTGCCCAATACAACGCGTCCAGTAATCGAGTGATTCGGCGTAAAGCCCGGCGGTATAGCGGTCACGCCCGAGACGCTCAAGCACTTGTGCTTCAAGCAGGCCCAACTGATCTTGCTCGCAGATCGCCAATGCATCGATCAAGAGTTGGGCGCCATCAAATCGTTGCCCGAGCTGATCTTGGGTAATGGAAATAAAAATACTGGCCTGCACCTGGGTGGCGCGGTCGTGATACGCCAAACTGTCCGCCAGCAATTGCTCGCTCAACTGCAGAGCCTCACCGGGGGCACTATAGAGAGAGCGGCTAATCGCCTTAATCTTTTCAGCTGCGGAAGGGACTGTTGTGGTCATGGCCATTTAGCTTCTGTTTTTTGCCATCGTAAATGGCAATCCACGACCCCGCAAATACAGATCATCATTCAAAGCGATCTAAGGCGAACCCGACGATCACAACCATCCTTTGCGCTTAAAGAACCAATACGGCGCAATACCCGACAACACCATCAACATTAATGCGGCGGGGTAACCCCAGTTTTCAGATAACTCGGGCATATGGGCAAAATTCATCCCGTAAATCGAGGCGACCAAAGTAGGCGGCAGGAAAACCACGCTGGCGATCGAGAAGATTTTGATGATTTTATTCTGCGCCAGATTAATCAAACCCATTACCGCGTCCATCAAGAAGTTAATCTTGTCGAACAAAAATGCGCTGTGGTTATTCAGTGATTCCAAGTCGCGCAAAATCTCGCGCAAATCATTTTCCTGCGCTGCGGCCAACTGGCGGCTACGCAATAGGAAAGACAGCGCGCGGCGCGTGTCCATCAGATCAAGGCGTACTTTACCGTTAATGTCTTCGTGCCCTGCCAGCTCGGCCAGCGCTTGCCCCATCAGCTCGTCGGTCATATCGGCGCTGTGATCGAGTACGCGGCGACTCACTTCATCGAGCTTGGCATAAATGTCTTCGAGCACGTCAGCGTCATACTCGACGGCGGCATCATAAATCGCCAGCAAAATTTCCTGCGCACTACTCACAAAGCCCGGTTGCACCCGAGCGCGCAAGCGAAACAGCCGAAATACGGCCAATTCCTCTTGGCGTATCGTTAGCAAACGGCCTTCGTTCAGCAAAAATGACACGGTAACGTTATTGTGCGCGTCTTCCGAATGTGACAGAAAAAACGAGCTGATGTGCACGCCGTTATCATCAACATAACAGCGCGCTGATTCTTCCAAGTCTTTCAGCTCTTCGTCTTCCGGCAACTCAAGGTGAAACACACGCTGCACCAATTCACGCTCTTCGTCGCTCGGGTCCACCATATCGACCCAAAGCACCTCCGGTCGCGACAAGTCTTCCGGCACCAGAGCAGGGACTTGAATCAAACGACCAGCAGAGAGGACGAAGGCATTGAGCATGGATACAGCCTTAAAAAATCGATGAGAGATTGCGCGCAGATTATACGGCAGCGCAAGCAACTAAGGGGATTCTTGCTCGTTCGACATCGCGTGTGCGTACTGACATCGGCCGCCTTTCAACTCGACGCTTTCAATCCATGCCTCGCGATCACAATGCGTCGCCAAGAATGAGCTAAGTGTTTATTTTCACATTCTTATTTGCCAAATTATTACATAGAGACCAAGCCAGTATTCTTTTAGCATAAGGACATCAACATATTTTAGGAGTCGGCAGCATGTCTACACCTCGAATTCCACCGCTGCGCATTATTGAGAGTGAACCCGTCGTCACACCTACGTCACCGTCGCCAATACAGGTCTATCCGGAAACAAATCAAGCCCTTGGCTATACCTTATTGCTTGGTGCATTTTTATTACTCACCACGGGCATGATTTGCTCACCATTCATCTTGCCGATGATTCATATTCCATTGTTAGCAATCAGTGCAGCATTACTGTCAATTCCGGTAATCATTTTCAGCGTCATTAAACTGGCTTAATGGCTAAGTAGCTCAGCCCCCAGAGCACGGGGCCAAGCATCGTAATGGTGTTATTGCAGCAATGGTGAGCGCTTACTTTAGACAACTATGCCTTGACTCATGGCAGAACCTGCACCAGCACAACACCCCACGGCAAAAGATGCTCGCGTCGCCCGACACAGAACCTTCGCAAGCGCAATGGATACATAATTGCGGAGCTGGCACTTTGCACATCGCCCGCGTCACGATTTTGCCGTACCCGCGTGCTAAACTGCGCCGCACCATTTGACACTCACTATTTTCAGCCCCATGAAATAGTCTGCCGTAGGACCTGCTATGACCGTGATCAGCCGCAAACCCCAGGAAAGCCTGCAAGAGAGCTTGCAACAAGTCGTTCGCCTGCTCGAACGCCATAAGCTGGTTGAGGGCATGGTGCATAAGCAGGAAATGGCCAAGCATGATCTGGTTGAGCAGCTCGTCCACCGCCAAAATCTGACCGAATTGCAGATGAAGCTGGCGGCGCTGCACCCGGCCGACATTGCGCACATTCTGGAAGCGCTGCCGCCCGCAGATCGTCTGACGATCTGGGGTTTGGTCGATGCGGAAGACGACGGCGAGATTTTGCTGGAAGTCTCAGATGCGGTGCGTGAATCGCTGCTGGCCGATATGGCACCGCACGAAATGGTCGCGGCAGCGGGGCAACTCGATACCGACGAGCTGGCCGATCTGGTGCCCGACCTGCCGCAAGCGGTGCAAAGCGAAGTCTTGGGCACGCTGGACGCCGAAGATCGAGCCGAAGTGCAGTCGGCGATGTCGTACACCGACGATCAAGTTGGTGCGCTGATGGATTTCGAAATGGTCACCATCCGCGCCGACGTGCGCTTGGAAGTGGTCTTGCGCTATTTGCGCCGCTTTGAAGAATTACCAACGCATACCGACAAGCTGTTTGTCGTCGATGATGAAGACATTATCAAGGGGGTATTGCCCCTCAATAAGCTACTGGTCAGCGATCCAGAGGAATACGTCGGCAATGTAATGGCAGATGATGTGGTGATTTTCCAGCCCTTTGACGATGCGGGCGAAGCCGCGCAAGCGTTTGAGCGCTATGACCTCGTTTCCGCGCCCGTGGTGGATTCCAATCATAAAGTCGTAGGCCGCATTACCGTCGATCAAATGGTCGATGTGATCCGGGAAGAATCCGAAGCCGAAGTGCTCTCGCTGGCGGGTTTGAAAGATGAAGACCTGTTTTCCAGCGTCGGCAAAGCCGTCAAAAACCGCTGGCCGTGGCTGGCAATCAACATCTGCACCGCCTTTGTCGCCAGCCGCGTGATCGGTGCGTTTGAAGGCACGATTCAACATTTAGTCGCGCTCGCTGCGCTGATGCCGATCGTCTCGGGTATTGGCGGCAATACCGGCACGCAAACCACTACGCTGATTATTCGTGGCTTGGCACTCGGGCAAATCACGCCATCGAACACTCGCCTCTTGCTGAGCAAAGAGCTGGGTATCGCCTTGATCAATGGCGCAGTCTGGGGCTCGGTACTCGGCGTCATTGCTTGGGGCTTGTATGGTAAATGGGATTTGGGTCTGGTGATGATGGGTGCGATGATGCTCAATATGCTCGTCGCCGCGCTAGTTGGGCTATTCGTGCCACTCACCATGCAAAAACTCGGCCGCGACCCCGCTTATGGCTCGTCGGTGATGATTACCGCGATGACCGATAGCTTGGGATTCTTTATTTTCCTCGGCTTGGCGACGGTGTTTTTAATGTAAGTAGTTCCCGTTACACAGGAGCTGCTTCATCTAGCAAATAGCGGTCAAATTAGATGGAAGAATACACAGGTTATTTTTTGCTCATGAGCCCCGTGTTGCTTGGGTTGATTTTTGCATTACTCCATAAGCCTTTAACAAAACTCTGTTCTTGCTTTCAGCTAATTGTGCTGCGCTTAAGCTATACAACTTTAACGTTCCTGTTGTTGAGTTTTGCGTTATCGTTTGTCTTCCCTGGTGGACCTCGTTACCTCGGTTCGAATAGTCATTATCCAAGCAATAGTGCAGCATATTTCATCAATCATATGCTTGGAAACTTCACAATAC includes:
- a CDS encoding tetratricopeptide repeat protein — its product is MTTTVPSAAEKIKAISRSLYSAPGEALQLSEQLLADSLAYHDRATQVQASIFISITQDQLGQRFDGAQLLIDALAICEQDQLGLLEAQVLERLGRDRYTAGLYAESLDYWTRCIGQCRSLHHCGYSHIFALIGLGHICSAYNEYLQGAEFYRAAMLLLRLSPDPLIFAKAQLSLGWDLYNGGEVEEATRILKDSVAFSREHGFGHYVSESLLHLGTVYLKAHDLVQAEFYLEEALEALLETPSHWAECNVLGMLAEVRFLQGSPQMARDMIERAIHLAQLDGMRHIEARLNAQAAGYCAALNDEHGIEYYGHQLDRLYEINTEAWHIPPINLSHIRQYLPRR
- the gshA gene encoding glutamate--cysteine ligase, coding for MSVPHLTTALTGPLLELEHKILAAQPEIEHWFRNQWQEHTPPFYGSVDLRNAGYKLAPVDMNLYPGGFNNLNPEFHPLAVQAAMMALEGYCPDARRILLIPENHTRNGFYLQNVAALAKILRQAGMVVRIGSMNPEISAPTELDLPDGSKMLQEPVTRKGNRVGLGADLSEFDPCVVLLNNDLSAGIPDLLKNIEQTLLPPLHAGWAVRRKTGHFAAYDRVVADFASIIDIDPWLINPYFEHVDGLDFHAREGEEKLAATIDAMIAKIAAKYAQYGIDQTPFVIVKANAGTYGMGIMSVKSGAELVGLNRKQRNKMSVIKEGMEVHDVIVQEGVPTFETIDDGVAEPVVYMLDRFVIGGFYRVHTGRGIDENLNAPGMHFKPLAFATPLSTPDCDGSPDCEANRFYAYGVVARLALLAGSLELEEGSL
- the corA gene encoding magnesium/cobalt transporter CorA, which produces MLNAFVLSAGRLIQVPALVPEDLSRPEVLWVDMVDPSDEERELVQRVFHLELPEDEELKDLEESARCYVDDNGVHISSFFLSHSEDAHNNVTVSFLLNEGRLLTIRQEELAVFRLFRLRARVQPGFVSSAQEILLAIYDAAVEYDADVLEDIYAKLDEVSRRVLDHSADMTDELMGQALAELAGHEDINGKVRLDLMDTRRALSFLLRSRQLAAAQENDLREILRDLESLNNHSAFLFDKINFLMDAVMGLINLAQNKIIKIFSIASVVFLPPTLVASIYGMNFAHMPELSENWGYPAALMLMVLSGIAPYWFFKRKGWL
- the mgtE gene encoding magnesium transporter, which codes for MTVISRKPQESLQESLQQVVRLLERHKLVEGMVHKQEMAKHDLVEQLVHRQNLTELQMKLAALHPADIAHILEALPPADRLTIWGLVDAEDDGEILLEVSDAVRESLLADMAPHEMVAAAGQLDTDELADLVPDLPQAVQSEVLGTLDAEDRAEVQSAMSYTDDQVGALMDFEMVTIRADVRLEVVLRYLRRFEELPTHTDKLFVVDDEDIIKGVLPLNKLLVSDPEEYVGNVMADDVVIFQPFDDAGEAAQAFERYDLVSAPVVDSNHKVVGRITVDQMVDVIREESEAEVLSLAGLKDEDLFSSVGKAVKNRWPWLAINICTAFVASRVIGAFEGTIQHLVALAALMPIVSGIGGNTGTQTTTLIIRGLALGQITPSNTRLLLSKELGIALINGAVWGSVLGVIAWGLYGKWDLGLVMMGAMMLNMLVAALVGLFVPLTMQKLGRDPAYGSSVMITAMTDSLGFFIFLGLATVFLM